A window of Myxococcales bacterium genomic DNA:
AAAACCGAGCCTCGAGGAACGCGCCAGCGTTGCCCATCACCTGTTTGATGTGGCCAACCCCGACGATGCCTACAGCGCCGGTCGCTACGCCATTGAAGCCCGCGCCGCCGCCGCGAAGATCCACGCGGCCGGCAAACTCGTGATCCTGGTGGGCGGGACCGGCCTCTACATTCGAGCTTTTCTCGAAGGTTTGATTGCAACGGGCGGTGCGGACAGCGAGTTTCGCGAGCAACTCGAAACGGAACACGCGCGCGCCGTCGAGCAGGGCGAACCCCTGAAGCTCTATCGCCGCCTCGAAGAACAGGATCCGAAGGCCGCCGCCGCCATCCATCCCAACGATCTGCGCCGGATCATCCGCGCCCTCGAAATTGTTCGGCACTGCGGCCGTGAAGCATCGACGGTGCGCGAGGAACACAATTTCCGCGAGGCACCGTTCGCGACCCTGCATCTGGCGCTGGACCCAGGTCGCGAGATCATCAACCAGCGGATCGAGCTGCGCTGCGAAGCCATGATCAAAAACGGCCTGCTCCAGGAGGTTCGGCGCCTGCGCGGGATGGGCTACGGCGCTGGGCTACGGCCCATGCAGGCAATTGGCTATCGACACATCAATCCCGTGGTGGACGGCAGCGACACCCTGAGCAACGCCCTGACTGCCATGCAAACCGACACGCGCCGCTTCGCCAGGCGCCAGCGCACCTGGCTGCGCAAGGTCGTCGATGCCCGCTGGTTCGATCCCCAGGACGGGGATTCGATCGACCGGGCGGTCGAGGACTTTTTGGCTCAACAGAACTGAGAGGAGGGCGCTGGGGCTACAGTCCCCGCGCGGCAAACTCAGTAGGCAGCGGCGGTGTAGTCGATGCCAAACTTCACGTCGATACAGCAGGGTGTATCCATTTCGAACAACGCCGCCGCGCCGTATACCGGCGAGAACAGCGGATCGAGATCGGCTTCAAAGGGAAGCAACAACACACCCGGAATCAATTCGAGGCCACCGGTGACGAAACGAATGAACGATGCACCGACGTTCACGCCAGCGTTCCAAATATATCCGGGCATGAAAAACGCGACCCGAACCGCGACGGGATCGTCCTGCTCACGCATTCCCTCGATCACCGAGATCAGAGCGACCATCGGGGTAAGCACAAGATCGAGAGGGGCTTGGGTGATATTGCTGACGGAACGCTTTAGGGTTTCGGTCGATGCCAGGGCGGGAACACCCGAAGTGAGCAGCACGCCCAGCAAGACCAGCGAGGCCATGGGGCGGAACCAAAACCTTTTCAGAGACCGAAACCTCACGGCTGCGCTCCATTTGCTCTCGAGCTGCGGATCTTATTTTCGTTCTGCGGTTGCATCCAATTCCACCCGTAGTCAGCCGCCCGTAAACAACGTAATTACACCGGGGTCCCCCGCACCCGCAGCCGCCAAACTAGAGGCAAGCCCAGCGGGTTGTCAAGCGACCTCACCGGGGTCCTGCAGCGCCCGGAAGCGTCAGTCCTGGTCCCCGCTTCTGTTGGCAGCGAGGGGGCAGGGCGGAGCTTCCCGCTATTGTCAGGAACGCCCATGAGTGAGACCACCCCCCTGCCCATTATCGCCATCGTCGGACGACCCAATGTTGGAAAGTCCCGGCTGTTCAATCGCTATGCGGGTCACCGTCGTGCCCTGGTGCACGACTTGCCCGGTGTGACGAGGGACCGGATCGCCGAAGAGATCAGCCTGCTCGGGCGGCGGATTCTGCTGGTCGATACCGCTGGACTCGACACCGAGGAGTCCTCCGATCTCGACGCCCAGGTGCAGAGCCAGGCCCGGGCTGCGGTCAAGCAGGCCGACGCGATCTTGTTCGTGGTCGACGCCCAGGCGGGGCTGCTACCCCAGGACGAAGACATCGCCCGCACCTTGCGCCGCAGCGACAAGCCCATGGCCCTGGCGGTGAACAAAATCGACCTGCCAGAGCACCGGGACCGCGCTAGCGAGTTCTACAGCCTCGGCTTCGACTCTCTGTTCGCAATTTCAGCGGAGCACGGGAGCGGCGCCTTCGAGGTGCTCGAAGCACTCGTCGAAGCGTTGCCCAACGCGCCGCTCGACATCGTGGACGAAGACGACAATGCCGAGCATTCGCTGCTGCGAGAGGGCGAAGACGAGATCCCTGATTATTCGGAAGAACCCCTCGACGGAAACTTCGGCGGCGACCGCAGCGAAGACGTGGACCCGAAGCCGGAACAAGACGAGCCGCCCAGGGATATTCGCGTGGCGGTGGTCGGGCGCCCGAACGTCGGCAAGAGTTCGCTGGTCAACCGACTGCTGGGCGAGGAGCGCGTCGTGGTTTCGGATGTTCCCGGGACCACCCGGGACGCGATCGATGCTGCGCTCGAAGTCGATGGCCAGCGCTTCATCCTGGTCGACACGGCTGGCCTGCGCCGCCCCGGACGCCGCACTGCGGGCGTCGAACGGGTCAGTGCCTTGATGACCGTCCGCGCACTCCAGAGCGCGGACGTGGCACTCCTCCTGGTAGACGCCGAAGAGGGAATTGGAGACCAGGACGCCCATATCGCAAGCCTGGTGCGAGACCGCGGCTGCGCTGCACTGGTGCTGGCAAACAAGTGGGATCAGGTGAAAGGAGAGGCCGGCAAGAAGATTCTCGAAGACATCGAGCACGGGCTTCGCTTCATGTCCGACGTCCCCATGCTGTCCATCTCCGCGCTGACCGGTGCACGGGTGGGCCGACTGTTTCCGGCCGTGCGCAAGGTGGCCGAAGCGGGACGGCGGCGGGTATCGACCGCAGAACTCAACCGTTGGCTGCAAGAGACGGTGCGCCGCCACGAACCCGCGCTGGGACGCAGAAGTGGTCACGCCCGGCGGCCGATCCGGTTTTTCTATGCCGCGCAGGTCGGCGTGCGTCCGCCGACCTTTCTGTTCTTCTGCACCCAGCCGAAATCGGTCCAGACCGCCTACCGCCGGTACCTCGAAAATCGCCTGAGAGAACGATTCGATTTCGCCGGAACCTCGATCCGATTGCGTTTCCGCCCGAGGAAACGCTGAC
This region includes:
- the der gene encoding ribosome biogenesis GTPase Der; its protein translation is MSETTPLPIIAIVGRPNVGKSRLFNRYAGHRRALVHDLPGVTRDRIAEEISLLGRRILLVDTAGLDTEESSDLDAQVQSQARAAVKQADAILFVVDAQAGLLPQDEDIARTLRRSDKPMALAVNKIDLPEHRDRASEFYSLGFDSLFAISAEHGSGAFEVLEALVEALPNAPLDIVDEDDNAEHSLLREGEDEIPDYSEEPLDGNFGGDRSEDVDPKPEQDEPPRDIRVAVVGRPNVGKSSLVNRLLGEERVVVSDVPGTTRDAIDAALEVDGQRFILVDTAGLRRPGRRTAGVERVSALMTVRALQSADVALLLVDAEEGIGDQDAHIASLVRDRGCAALVLANKWDQVKGEAGKKILEDIEHGLRFMSDVPMLSISALTGARVGRLFPAVRKVAEAGRRRVSTAELNRWLQETVRRHEPALGRRSGHARRPIRFFYAAQVGVRPPTFLFFCTQPKSVQTAYRRYLENRLRERFDFAGTSIRLRFRPRKR
- the miaA gene encoding tRNA (adenosine(37)-N6)-dimethylallyltransferase MiaA translates to MSSASQNETQKKPPVIVLTGPTAAGKSSLALDLAQRCNAEIINADSMQVFRFMDIGTAKPSLEERASVAHHLFDVANPDDAYSAGRYAIEARAAAAKIHAAGKLVILVGGTGLYIRAFLEGLIATGGADSEFREQLETEHARAVEQGEPLKLYRRLEEQDPKAAAAIHPNDLRRIIRALEIVRHCGREASTVREEHNFREAPFATLHLALDPGREIINQRIELRCEAMIKNGLLQEVRRLRGMGYGAGLRPMQAIGYRHINPVVDGSDTLSNALTAMQTDTRRFARRQRTWLRKVVDARWFDPQDGDSIDRAVEDFLAQQN